From a region of the Macrobrachium nipponense isolate FS-2020 chromosome 3, ASM1510439v2, whole genome shotgun sequence genome:
- the LOC135222470 gene encoding uncharacterized protein LOC135222470, with amino-acid sequence MVVLSEEISNEELWELLYDDLVITAENRKDLQRRVGEWQESLEMGDLKVKGKWKEVAGVVCDKKMPIKLKVKVNSTVIRPELMYGWETWALRRKEEIKLERTDGNAEVDYGNIAA; translated from the exons ATGGttgtgttaagtgaagagatcagtaatgaagagctgtgggagttgttgtacgatgatctggtgattactgctgaaaataggaAAGACCttcagagaagggttggagagtggcaggagtctttagaaaTGGGTGACTTAAAGGTGAAG gGGAAGTGGaaggaggtagctggagtagtatgtgataagaaaatgccaatcaagctaaaagtcaaggtcaatagcacagtgataagaccagagTTAATGTATGGATGGGAAACATGGGCTCTacgaagaaaagaggaaataaagcttgagagaacagatgggaatgctgaggtggattatgggaatattgctgcttga